Sequence from the Silvibacterium dinghuense genome:
GCCGATCTTCAGATCAGAATATGCATACGTGGTGTAAGAGAGACCGAAGCCAAATGGAAAAAGAACGGGCTTATGCTCTGCCTCATACCACTTATATCCGACCTTCGCACCTTCGTCGTAGCTCACCGAATACTTCGACGCCGGGTGTGTCTCACCATTCACCGCGTGCGTACCCTGCCCTTCATCCTCGCGAGAAAGCGCAGGAATGCTCGGGTGCGGGAGATCCCCTTCATCTCGAGGGAAAGTCATCGCCAGTTTGGCTGAGGGATTCACCTGTCCCGTCAGGACATTCGCCAATGCCCTGTGGCCATTGCTTCCCGCATACCATGCCTCAACGATGCCTTGCACCTTATCCGCCCACGGCATCTTCACCGCTGTTCCCGTCTCGAGCACCACGATCGTTCGCGGATTCGCTGCTGCAACCTTCTCGATCAGCTCATCCTGTCCATCCGGCAGCGAAAGATTCGGCAGGTCCATCCCCTCCGACTCCCACTGGTAGGCAAAGACAATCGCGACATCGGCGTTCTTAGCCGCTTCAGCTGCGGCTGCAGGATCATGCCCGGAATTGAAGTCGATCCTGGTATCGGGCATCTGTGCGCGAAGCGCCTTGAGCGGCGAGGTCGGGAACCAGATATGATCCTGCCAGTGCGTCGCTCCCTGCCCCCACGGCACGATCGCATTGCCGCCCGGAGGATCAACCTGCGCTGAGCCTCCACCCGAGATCATGCCGACATCGGCGTGCCCCCCAATCACGGCAATCGAGTGCACTGCGGAGCTCGTTAATGGCAGCACCCCATTCTGATCCTTGAGCAGCACGATGCTCTGCTCTTCGACCTTCCGCGCAACTTCCAATCCCCCCTCTACATCGGGCACGCCCTTTGCAACGGGATGATCGACAATGCCGGACACGAATTCTGCATAAAGCACGCGCCGGGCGCTGTCATCGATCTCAGCCACCGAAACCTTGCCGGCCTCCACAGCCTCCTTCAACTTCGGGCCGAGGTAGTCGGCCATCGGCTGCTCCTGATCGAGACCAGCGGCGATCGCCTCTACCGTGCTGTGCGTCCCACCCCAGTCTGAAAGCACGAAACCGGGAAACTTCCAGTCATACTTCAGCACTTCATGCAGAAGATAAGGATTTTCGCAGGCGTACGCGCCGTTTACACGGTTATAAGAACACATCACCGCGCCCGGGTTCGCAATATCGATGGCGATGTGGAATGCAAGCAGATCGCTCTCCTGCATCGCCTTCTTCGAAGCCAGAACATTAACAATATTCCGGCCGGTCTCCTGATCGTTCATCGCATAGTGCTTGATATCGCCGATGACATGCTCGGCCTGCTCGCACTTCATCAGATTGCCGACCACCGTGCCGGCCAGCAGAGGGTCTTCCCCCGCGTATTCAAAAGTTCGCCCATTCCTCGGATCTCGCGTCAGATCGACACCACCGCCCAAAGTCATGTTGAACCCCTGATCGCGCAGTTCGCGACCGATCAGTGCGCCATACTCGCAGGCCAGTCCCGCATCCCAGCTCGAGGCCGCTGCCAGATCAGAAGGAAGCGCAGTCGAATACCGGCCATTCTCTCCGCTACTGCGTACGCCATACGCTGCGTCGGAGATCACAATCGGTGGAATCCCGAGACGAGGAATG
This genomic interval carries:
- a CDS encoding beta-glucosidase family protein; the protein is MNTSLSAGERADLVLKQMTLDEKIALLHGNGMPHVPNWQMPLTRLGNGGAGYVEGIPRLGIPPIVISDAAYGVRSSGENGRYSTALPSDLAAASSWDAGLACEYGALIGRELRDQGFNMTLGGGVDLTRDPRNGRTFEYAGEDPLLAGTVVGNLMKCEQAEHVIGDIKHYAMNDQETGRNIVNVLASKKAMQESDLLAFHIAIDIANPGAVMCSYNRVNGAYACENPYLLHEVLKYDWKFPGFVLSDWGGTHSTVEAIAAGLDQEQPMADYLGPKLKEAVEAGKVSVAEIDDSARRVLYAEFVSGIVDHPVAKGVPDVEGGLEVARKVEEQSIVLLKDQNGVLPLTSSAVHSIAVIGGHADVGMISGGGSAQVDPPGGNAIVPWGQGATHWQDHIWFPTSPLKALRAQMPDTRIDFNSGHDPAAAAEAAKNADVAIVFAYQWESEGMDLPNLSLPDGQDELIEKVAAANPRTIVVLETGTAVKMPWADKVQGIVEAWYAGSNGHRALANVLTGQVNPSAKLAMTFPRDEGDLPHPSIPALSREDEGQGTHAVNGETHPASKYSVSYDEGAKVGYKWYEAEHKPVLFPFGFGLSYTTYAYSDLKIGGEGKERTAIFSVKNTGSRAGTEIAQVYVTIPDVAGEPFQRLAGWQRVELIPGESKTVTVAIDSRVLKVFNEQKGDWTLLPGTYRVAAGASSADTPLRSEFAIR